GGCGGCGGCATGGTAGGTCTGGCGCTGGCTTGCGGGTTGCAGGGGAGCGGTTTACGGGTTGCGGTGCTGGAGCAGAATGTTCCGCAGCCGCTGGCGGAAGATGCACCACCGGCGCTGCGCGTGTCGGCGATTAACGCCGCCAGCGAAAAACTTTTGACGCATCTTGGCGTGTGGTCAAACATCATTGCCCACCGCGCAGGGCGCTATCACGGCATGGAAGTGTGGGACAAAGACAGCTTTGGCCGCATCTCCTTTGACGACCAAAGCATGGGCTATCCTCACCTTGGCTATATTATTGAAAACGCAGTGATTCATCAGGCGCTGTGGGATAAAGCGCAGCAGTGTCAGGATGTCACCATGATTGCCCCCGCCGAATTACAGCAGGTGGCCTGGGGCGAGAACGACGCGTTTCTCACCTTAAAAGATGGCACGATGCTCACGGCCCGGCTGGTGGTCGGGGCGGATGGCGCGAACTCCTGGTTGCGCAACAAAGCGGATATTCCGCTAACTTACTGGGATTATCACCATCATGCGCTGGTGGCGACCATTCGCACCGAGGAGCCACATCAGGCCGTCGCGCGGCAGGTGTTCGATAACGATGGCATTCTGGCATTTCTGCCGCTGAACGATCCGCATCTGTGTTCGATCGTCTGGTCGCTGCCGCCGGATCAAGCGAAAACGCTACAACAGGCCAGCGATGAGACGTTCAATCAGGCGCTGTGCGTGGCCTTTGATAATCGTCTTGGTCTGTGCAGTGTGGCAAGCGAGCGTCAGGTTTATCCGCTTACCGGTCGCTATGCGCGCCACTTCGCCGGTCATCGTCTGGCGCTGGTGGGCGATGCTGCGCATACCATCCATCCACTGGCTGGGCAGGGCGTCAATCTGGGCTTTATGGATGTTGCGGAATTGATTACCGAGCTGCGCCGTCTGCGCCGCGAAGGCAAAGATATCGGCCAGCATCTCTATCTGCGTCGCTACGAGCGCAGCCGTAAGCACAGTGCGGCGCTAATGCTGGCGGGAATGCAGGGTTTCCGCGAACTGTTTGCCGGGTCGAACCCGGCGAAGAAGCTGTTGCGTGATATTGGTCTGAAACTGGCGGATACCCTTCCAGGGGTAAAAACACAACTGCTGCGCCAGGCGCTCGGCCTGAATGACCTTCCGGAGTGGTTGCGTTAACCCCATCACATTTCCCTTCCCTCAAACGGGAAGGGGACTTCCTGCCTCATTTGAAATATTCTAATTTCACCTCGTTTTTCGGATTAGATTTACTCATGTGTGATTTTTCTCACTGCAGAAAAAATGATGTTTTTGCGGAGTGAAATATTGAAATAAGGCGCAGTTACGTCGCTTTATTGATGTTTTATGTGGATGATTTCGTTTTTATCTGGCACAAAACTCTGTTGCTGTTTTTAGCTAAACAGGTCATAAGCTAATGTGATGGCCCATTTTCTCTTATGGTTAAGTGCCGCTTTCAGTGTTAAGTTCAGGCAAAAGATAACGTTTGCGTCGGCGTCCGAAATGGCCGTTGACGCTGGTCGTTTTGGCGAAATGAACGCCGCCGAAAAACGTGATAGCGCAGCTTATTCGACGAGGACAAGATGGCTCAGCAGACCCCTTTGTATGAACAACACACGTTATGCGGTGCCCGCATGGTGGATTTCCATGGCTGGATGATGCCGCTGCATTACGGCTCGCAGATTGATGAGCACCACGCAGTACGTAGCGATGCCGGGATGTTCGATGTTTCGCACATGACCATCGTCGATTTGAAAGGCAGCCGCACCCGGGAGTTTCTGCAATATTTGCTGGCAAACGATGTGGCTAAACTCACGAAGCCCGGCAAAGCCCTCTACACCGGCATGCTGAATGCCTCGGGCGGCGTGATTGACGATTTGATTGTCTACTACTTCACCGAAGACTTCTTCCGCCTCGTTGTAAACTCCGCCACCCGCGAAAAAGACCTCTCCTGGATCACCCAACACGCCGAACCTTTTGCCATCGATATCACCGTTCGTGATGATCTGTCGCTGATCGCGGTTCAGGGGCCAAACGCGCAGGCGAAAGCCGCCAGCCTGTTTACCGATGCGCAGCGCAGCGCGGTTGAGGGAATGAAACCGTTCTTCGGCGTGGAAGCGGGCGACCTGTTTATCGCGACCACGGGCTATACCGGTGAAGCGGGTTACGAGATTGCTTTGCCGAACGAAAAAGCTGCCAGCTTTTGGCAGGATCTGCTGAAAGCGGGCGTAAAACCTTGCGGGCTCGGCGCGCGCGATACATTGCGCCTGGAAGCGGGCATGAATCTGTATGGCCAGGAGATGGATGAAAGCATCTCTCCGCTGGCTGCCAATATGGGCTGGACCATTGCCTGGGAACCGCAGGATCGCCAGTTCATTGGTCGTGAAGCGCTGGAGCAACAGCGTGAAAAAGGCACCGAACAGCTGGTTGGCCTGGTGATGACGGAAAAAGGTGTGCTGCGGAATGAGTTACCGGTGCACTTTACTGATGTGCACGGCAACGTGCAAAAAGGTGTGATCACCAGCGGGACCTTCTCGCCGACGCTTGGCTACAGTATTGCACTGGCGCGCGTTCCGGCCGGGATTGGCGAAACGGCAATTGTGCAGATCCGTAACCGCGAAATGCCGGTCAAAGTGACCAAACCTGTTTTTGTGCGCAATGGCAAAGCTGTCGCGTAACGTAATTTTTATCTGGAGAGAATAAAATGAGCAACGTACCGGGCGAACTGAAATACAGCAAAGAACACGAATGGCTGCGCAAAGAAGCAGACGGTAGCTATACCGTTGGCATCACTGAACATGCTCAGGAACTGCTGGGTGATATGGTGTTTGTCGACCTGCCGGAAGTGGGCGCGACCGTTAGCGCTGGCGATGACTGCGCCGTTGCCGAATCGGTAAAAGCCGCTTCTGATATCTATGCGCCGATTGGCGGTGAAATCGTAGCCGTTAACGATGCGCTGAATGACTCTCCGGAGCTGGTTAACAGCGAGCCGTACGGCGAAGGCTGGATCTTCAAAATCAAAGCCAGTGACGAATCGGAAGTTGCTGCGCTGCTGGATGCAACGGCATACGCCGCATTGTTAGAAGACGAATAAATACGCGTCATCCTTCACGTTGCAGGCGCGTTGGCTTGCTCGCTCATCCCGGTTACTTACTGATGTAGCGTTTGGGGATTTGCAGCATCGCCGACTTCCTGCAACGCGAATGCTTTAGCGTATTCAGATAATTTCCGAATACGATTCACCGCACGTTTCAGGAACCATCGCTCATGACTCAGACGTTAAGCCAGCTTGAAAATCGCACCGCATTCATCGGCAGGCATATTGGCCCGGACGCATCGCAACAGCAGGAGATGCTGAACACCGTAGGGGCAGATTCGCTGAATGCCCTGATTGCGCAGATCGTACCGAAAGATATTCAGCTCGCCGCGCCGCCACAGGTGGGTGAAGCTACCACCGAATTCGCCGCGCTTGCCGAACTGAAAGCCATCGCGGGCCGCAACAAGCGCTTTAAGTCTTACATTGGCATGGGCTATACCGCAGTGCAGTTACCGCCGGTGATCCTGCGTAATATGCTGGAAAATCCAGGCTGGTACACCGCGTATACGCCGTATCAGCCGGAAGTATCGCAAGGGCGCCTGGAAGCGCTGCTTAACTTTCAACAGGTGACGCTGGATTTGACCGGCCTGGATATCGCCTCTGCTTCCCTGCTGGATGAAGCGACCGCTGCCGCTGAAGCGATGGCGATGGCGAAGCGCGTGAGCAAACTGAAAGGCGCTAACCGTTTCTTCGTTGCCGATGATGTGCACCCGCAAACGCTGGATGTCGTGCGCACGCGTGCCGAAACCTTCGGGTTTGAGGTAATTGTTGATGCGGCTGACAAAGTGCTGGATCACCAGGATGTTTTCGGTGTTCTGCTGCAACAGGTTGGCACCACCGGCGAAGTACACAATTACAGCGCGCTGATTGCGGAGCTGAAAGCCCGCAAAATCGTGGTCAGCGTCGCCGCCGATTTTATGGCGCTGGTGCAGTTGACGGCGCCAGGTAAGCAGGGCGCCGACATTGTGTTTGGCTCCGCTCAGCGTTTCGGCGTGCCGATGGGCTACGGCGGTCCGCACGCGGCGTTCTTTGCTGCCAAAGATGAATTCAAACGCTCCATGCCTGGGCGCATTATCGGGGTTTCCAAAGATGCTGCCGGTAACACCGCGCTGCGCATGGCGATGCAGACCCGCGAGCAGCATATCCGCCGCGAGAAAGCCAACTCCAACATCTGTACTTCACAGGTGCTGCTGGCCAATATCGCCAGCCTGTACGCGGTGTTCCACGGCCCGGAAGGGCTGAAACGCATTGCGGGCCGCATTCACCGCCTGGCCGACATTCTCGCTACCGGTTTGCAGCATAAGGGGCTGAAACTGCGTCATGCGCACTACTTCGATACGCTGTGCGTTGAGGTCGCGGATAAAGCCGCTGTGCTGGCGCGCGCCCAGGCGCAAGAGATCAACCTGCGCAGCGACATTCTGAACGCGGTGGGTATTACGCTGGACGAAACGACCACCCGCGAAGATGTGCTGGCACTGTTTAGTGTCCTGCTGGGTGACAATCATGGTCTGGATATTGATGCGCTGGACAAAGATGTTGCGCTCGATAGCCGTTCCATTCCGCAGGGGATGCTGCGCGATGATGCGTTCCTGACGCACCCGGTGTTCAACCGTTATCACAGCGAAACCGAGATGATGCGCTATATGCACTCTCTGGAACGCAAAGATCTGGCGCTGAATCAGGCGATGATCCCGCTGGGCTCCTGCACCATGAAACTGAACGCGGCAGCCGAAATGATTCCTATCACCTGGCCGGAGTTCGCGGAACTGCATCCGTTCTGCCCGCCGGAACAGGCTGAAGGCTATCATCAAATGATTACTCAGCTTTCCGAGTGGCTGGTCAAGCTCACCGGTTACGATGCGCTCTGCATGCAGCCAAACTCCGGCGCGCAGGGAGAGTACGCAGGTCTGCTGGCCATTCGCCACTACCACGAAAGCCGCAACGAAGGTCATCGTGATATCTGTCTGATCCCAAGTTCCGCGCACGGCACTAACCCGGCGTCGGCGCAGATGGCGGGGATGCAGGTGGTAGTCGTTGCCTGTGATAAAAATGGCAACATCGACCTTGCCGATCTGCGCGCGAAAGCTGAACAGGCGGGTGATAACCTCTCCTGCATTATGGTCACCTATCCGTCCACTCACGGCGTATATGAAGAGACAATCCGTGAAGTGTGCGAAGTGGTGCATCAGTTTGGCGGCCAGGTTTACCTCGATGGCGCAAACATGAACGCCCAGGTGGGCATCACTTCGCCGGGTTTTATCGGCGCGGATGTTTCTCACCTCAACCTGCATAAAACGTTCTGTATTCCGCACGGCGGTGGCGGTCCGGGTATGGGGCCGATCGGCGTGAAAGCGCATCTGGCACCGTTTGTTCCGGGGCACAGCGTGGTGCAAATCGAAGGCATGTTGACGCGCCAGGGGGCGGTTTCTGCCGCACCGTTTGGCAGCGCGTCGATTCTGCCGATTAGCTGGATGTATATCCGGATGATGGGCGCGGAAGGGCTGAAGCAGGCCAGCCAGGTGGCGATCCTTAATGCTAACTACATCGCCAGCCGTCTGAAAGAGGCGTTCCCGGTGCTGTATACCGGTCGTGATGGACGTGTAGCGCATGAATGCATTCTCGATATTCGTCCGTTGAAAGAAGAGACCGGGATTAGTGAACTGGATATCGCTAAACGTTTGATCGACTACGGTTTCCATGCTCCGACCATGTCCTTCCCGGTTGCCGGTACGCTGATGGTGGAACCGACAGAATCGGAAAGCAAAGTCGAACTGGATCGTTTTATCGATGCGATGCTGGCGATCCGTGGCGAAATCGACCGTGTGAAGCAGGGCGAATGGACGCTGGAAGATAACCCGCTGGTGAACGCGCCACACACCCAGAATGAACTGGTGGCGGAGTGGAACCACGGTTATACCCGTGAACTGGCCGTGTTCCCGGCAGGCTTCGCAAACAAATACTGGCCAACCGTCAAACGTCTGGATGATGTCTACGGCGACCGTAACCTGTTCTGCTCCTGTGTGCCGATGAGCGAATACCAGTAATTCACTGATTCATCTATTTTTTAAGGGCGCTTCGGCGCCCTTTTCTTTTGGGGAACGGTGACGATTGCAGTAGTGACGCGCGCTGCGTCAGGTCGGGAAAGGCGCAACTGGATGCTTTCCAGAATTCACATACTGCGCTGCTCGTGATGTCTTACTCTGCAACGGCAGGGCAACTTCAACCGCTCAGGGAAAACCCTTCGTCACAGGCGTTAACCCAACAGGTTGCCGGATAAGCCTGATACTTAACCCTGCTCCCGCAGCGAGGCAGCACGCCATTGTCAGGACTGCGACGACAAACGCATGGGTGATATCCGTCGCGCTATGGCTGTCGCCCACAACGCTGTAAAAAATGCCGCCCATCACCG
The Kosakonia oryzae genome window above contains:
- the ubiI gene encoding FAD-dependent 2-octaprenylphenol hydroxylase, whose amino-acid sequence is MQSVDVAIVGGGMVGLALACGLQGSGLRVAVLEQNVPQPLAEDAPPALRVSAINAASEKLLTHLGVWSNIIAHRAGRYHGMEVWDKDSFGRISFDDQSMGYPHLGYIIENAVIHQALWDKAQQCQDVTMIAPAELQQVAWGENDAFLTLKDGTMLTARLVVGADGANSWLRNKADIPLTYWDYHHHALVATIRTEEPHQAVARQVFDNDGILAFLPLNDPHLCSIVWSLPPDQAKTLQQASDETFNQALCVAFDNRLGLCSVASERQVYPLTGRYARHFAGHRLALVGDAAHTIHPLAGQGVNLGFMDVAELITELRRLRREGKDIGQHLYLRRYERSRKHSAALMLAGMQGFRELFAGSNPAKKLLRDIGLKLADTLPGVKTQLLRQALGLNDLPEWLR
- the gcvT gene encoding glycine cleavage system aminomethyltransferase GcvT, producing MAQQTPLYEQHTLCGARMVDFHGWMMPLHYGSQIDEHHAVRSDAGMFDVSHMTIVDLKGSRTREFLQYLLANDVAKLTKPGKALYTGMLNASGGVIDDLIVYYFTEDFFRLVVNSATREKDLSWITQHAEPFAIDITVRDDLSLIAVQGPNAQAKAASLFTDAQRSAVEGMKPFFGVEAGDLFIATTGYTGEAGYEIALPNEKAASFWQDLLKAGVKPCGLGARDTLRLEAGMNLYGQEMDESISPLAANMGWTIAWEPQDRQFIGREALEQQREKGTEQLVGLVMTEKGVLRNELPVHFTDVHGNVQKGVITSGTFSPTLGYSIALARVPAGIGETAIVQIRNREMPVKVTKPVFVRNGKAVA
- the gcvH gene encoding glycine cleavage system protein GcvH, yielding MSNVPGELKYSKEHEWLRKEADGSYTVGITEHAQELLGDMVFVDLPEVGATVSAGDDCAVAESVKAASDIYAPIGGEIVAVNDALNDSPELVNSEPYGEGWIFKIKASDESEVAALLDATAYAALLEDE
- the gcvP gene encoding aminomethyl-transferring glycine dehydrogenase encodes the protein MTQTLSQLENRTAFIGRHIGPDASQQQEMLNTVGADSLNALIAQIVPKDIQLAAPPQVGEATTEFAALAELKAIAGRNKRFKSYIGMGYTAVQLPPVILRNMLENPGWYTAYTPYQPEVSQGRLEALLNFQQVTLDLTGLDIASASLLDEATAAAEAMAMAKRVSKLKGANRFFVADDVHPQTLDVVRTRAETFGFEVIVDAADKVLDHQDVFGVLLQQVGTTGEVHNYSALIAELKARKIVVSVAADFMALVQLTAPGKQGADIVFGSAQRFGVPMGYGGPHAAFFAAKDEFKRSMPGRIIGVSKDAAGNTALRMAMQTREQHIRREKANSNICTSQVLLANIASLYAVFHGPEGLKRIAGRIHRLADILATGLQHKGLKLRHAHYFDTLCVEVADKAAVLARAQAQEINLRSDILNAVGITLDETTTREDVLALFSVLLGDNHGLDIDALDKDVALDSRSIPQGMLRDDAFLTHPVFNRYHSETEMMRYMHSLERKDLALNQAMIPLGSCTMKLNAAAEMIPITWPEFAELHPFCPPEQAEGYHQMITQLSEWLVKLTGYDALCMQPNSGAQGEYAGLLAIRHYHESRNEGHRDICLIPSSAHGTNPASAQMAGMQVVVVACDKNGNIDLADLRAKAEQAGDNLSCIMVTYPSTHGVYEETIREVCEVVHQFGGQVYLDGANMNAQVGITSPGFIGADVSHLNLHKTFCIPHGGGGPGMGPIGVKAHLAPFVPGHSVVQIEGMLTRQGAVSAAPFGSASILPISWMYIRMMGAEGLKQASQVAILNANYIASRLKEAFPVLYTGRDGRVAHECILDIRPLKEETGISELDIAKRLIDYGFHAPTMSFPVAGTLMVEPTESESKVELDRFIDAMLAIRGEIDRVKQGEWTLEDNPLVNAPHTQNELVAEWNHGYTRELAVFPAGFANKYWPTVKRLDDVYGDRNLFCSCVPMSEYQ